One genomic window of Denticeps clupeoides chromosome 14, fDenClu1.1, whole genome shotgun sequence includes the following:
- the adgb gene encoding androglobin isoform X4, with product MSKASVKKRESLSSRVGSSLGHATSKEALSLATSASESSGEHSRGRVPFWPEWNEAEVNAEKWDSSKGKDTRSGKSSYTHFFEDPEGRVEMPTSLKVHSWMRPSEFIVDKTPVVVENETTINLTSANEHLLCSEVCSAGKEKVVSTETNPDVWKPWEHIYSLCKVGRGHQPLYNTFGKYVVKLYWMGCWRKVTIDDTLPFDEENKLLLPATPNISELWPMLLAKALIKIANTDVIPGHRKEIGDFSVIHSLTGWVPEIIPLEPQSRNRLWDYLRENIPVYQQPLEENLAVENTTNAECPTGESPVINKGFQMVVCAGYHPLQLEGRGTTFLGSMADSSEHLRQNSLCQLYSHPVLLTRVRVGPLLAPPPIPPVPRWKLIRPRRGHTVIDESKEPPVEEPEQFVEVSSPFINFCLKTLNPQIHRKQTCNSPLDSFSEMEGTNNDLIPKFQSQQHTDPPEVTAEDREKDTSSADEYSQVVKEINPPVSDDEKTFLQETWVPINHFNQCFQTLLIFHQPSIYTQHSQKAQQKSAEDSESFFLFVDSLLPSEILLSFSALVHLGESSEQKKEASLCSGILTVQPFIWKSLRSQLPMLSIQTSACNAAKLQLLPGRHVVSIQMRAVFGFHLHLYSNTAFIFGDEDTVMSQLSKESVRFVAQAMSIVKLLGQAISCFSDEHELPSATRALTDAHFPPETQHIAAREHFKVFFDAVCVMFCAALGRQLTPEELSSVQALTVNSLLHTQTQTPQPGPEEELCVPVLLQDNEKDFLASELLNAARAGSEESLDAAKMLQNIWLSVEPDLEKHAVSMLRYMFNAAPIALDLYTCSMDEDSRMSFSDHSVILPDLFNSWMLLYREVFSIPKAMLLAVRVYSPIPCVLHVINNDTGEEVPQIFHRVEPHVYTPNKNGYTFLAEGHRGDVALPGGRWRMRLIGSCEPLPQPIREMALSNFGIKELKDYFIPYDKNIVCRSSVRVSADVVCSVQFQTSNPKVNFQLTILDHNCPVASSTGKGHTLIPLFTFRADPENQKEENVEQPGKDTQPSPCTHKYLLQVEVLNGSWVVSEADATFFQTLRDAEKKKIIVGGSKQEEVVTPNITEKSSREKQRCATPKISKTKDKDKAASKSGQTTEALDVNKPHWILRVVCEQADSECVSVSRDTERQEKIRAEKLAWENAEPGRAAKALQSRLQFINKHSRGLTRDGPADGAETRETVESSELPVSPSDNELHNSLHITLDYTPFIRHYRTHVHLKDDWIEEEQRLENLERIQAFRLQRDAVLEHRRQEQLSRKDLIRRQLEQYDNMQVSLSEQRQKILQVRELFRARLIEEVAATEAIQQVELDRTVPQTLPITHKSGNKKK from the exons ATGTCGAAGGCGTCAGTGAAGAAGCGGGAGAGCCTCTCCAGCCGAGTCGGCTCGTCTCTGGGCCACGCGACGAGTAAAGA AGCACTGTCGCTGGCCACCAGCGCCTCAGAGAGCTCGGGGGAGCACAGCAGGGGTCGAGTCCCCTTCTGGCCTGAGTGGAACGAGGCAGAGGTTAATGCTGAGAAATGGGACTCGTCCAAAGGCAAGGACACCCGGTCTGGGAAGTCTTCATATACG CATTTCTTCGAGGACCCAGAGGGGAGAGTGGAGATGCCAACATCTCTGAAAGTTCATTCCTGGATGCGGCCTTCAGAATTCATTGTTGATAAG ACTCCTGTGGTGGTGGAAAATGAGACCACCATTAACCTTACATCAGCCAATGAACATTTGCTCTGTAGTGAG GTCTGCAGTGCTGGTAAGGAAAAGGTGGTCTCCACGGAGACGAACCCTGATGTGTGGAAACCGTGGGAACACATCTACTCTCTGTGTAAGGTGGGGAGGGGTCACCAGCCCCTCTACAACACCTTTGGAAAGTACGTTGTCAAACTTTACTGGATG GGCTGCTGGAGGAAGGTAACCATTGATGATACTCTCCCATTTGATGAAGAGAACAAATTGCTTCTTCCTGCCACTCCCAACATATCAGAGCTCTGGCCCATGCTTTTGGCTAAGGCTCTGATAAAAATAGCCAACACAGA TGTGATCCCAGGACACAGAAAAGAGATTGGGGATTTTTCTGTTATTCATTCTCTGACTGGATGGGTACCTGAGATAATTCCATTGGA GCCACAGAGCAGGAATCGTCTGTGGGACTACCTAAGGGAGAACATCCCAGTGTACCAGCAACCTTTGGAGGAGAATTTAGCAGTGGAAAATACAACCAACGCTGAGTGTCCCACCGGTGAATCGCCTGTAATAAACAAAG GTTTTCAGATGGTGGTCTGTGCAGGTTATCATCCTCTACAGTTGGAGGGGAGGGGGACAACATTTCTGGGATCAATG gctgaTTCATCAGAGCATTTGCGGCAGAATAGTCTCTGTCAGCTCTACAGCCACCCTGTTCTGCTCACTCGTGTAAGGGTGGGGCCACTCTTGGCTCCGCCCCCAATCCCACCTGTTCCCCGATGGAAGCTCATTCGTCCACGCCGGGGACACACAGTTATTGATGAGTCAAAGG AACCTCCAGTAGAGGAGCCAGAGCAGTTTGTTGAAGTTTCCAGTCCTTTTATTAACTTTTGCCTGAAGACTTTAAATCCCCAgat TCacaggaagcagacttgtaactCTCCTCTGGATTCCTTCTCTGAGATGGAAGGGACTAATAATGATCTCATCCCTAAATTCCAATCTCAGCAACACACAGATCCTCctgag GTTACAGCTGAGGACAGAGAGAAGGACACATCCTCTGCTG ATGAATACTCTCAGGTTGTGAAAGAAATAAACCCTCCAGTGAGTGATGATGAAAAGACCTTTCTACAAGAAACTTGGGTTCCAATTAACCATTTCAACCAGTGCTTCCA GACACTGCTGATTTTTCATCAACCaagtatatatacacaacatTCACAGAAAGCTCAACAAAAG TCAGCTGAAGACAGTGAATCCTTCTTCCTGTTTGTGGACAGCCTACTACCGTCTGAGATTCTGCTGAGCTTCTCTGCTCTTGTTCATTTGGGAGAGAGCTCTGAGCAGA AGAAGGAAGCCTCCCTATGTTCAGGTATTTTGACTGTACAGCCCTTCATCTGGAAGAGCCTGAGATCACAACTGCCCATGTTGAGCATACAGACCAGTGCCTGCAATGCAGCTAAACTACAACTACTGCCTGg GCGTCATGTTGTCAGCATCCAGATGAGGGCAGTGTTTGGTTTTCATCTGCACCTTTACAGCAATACAGCCTTCATATTTGGGGATGAGGACACGGTCATGTCCCAACTCAGCAAA GAGAGTGTACGTTTTGTGGCTCAGGCTATGTCTATAGTGAAGCTGCTGGGTCAGGCAATCAGTTGTTTCTCAGATGAGCATGAGCTCCCATCAGCCACTAGGGCACTAACTGACGCACACTTCCCtcctgaaacacagcacattgCTGCCAGAGAACACTTTAAG GTATTTTTCGAcgcagtgtgtgtgatgttctgtgctgctttgGGTCGTCAGCTGACTCCAGAGGAGCTGTCGTCTGTGCAGGCACTGACTGTGAATTCATTACTGCATACACAAACCCAAACCCCACAACCAGGTCCAGAGGAGGAGCTATGTGTCCCTGTGCTACTGCAAGACAATGAGAAGGATTTCCTGGCGTCAGAGCTTCTCAATGCAGCACGAGCAG GATCTGAGGAAAGTTTGGATGCTGCCAAAATGCTGCAGAACATATGGTTGTCTGTTGAACCAGATCTTGAAAAGCATGCAGTTAGTATGCTACG GTACATGTTCAATGCAGCACCCATCGCTCTAGACCTATACACATGCAGCATGGATGAGGACAGCAGGATGAGCTTCAGTGACCATTCAGTCATTCTGCCTGACCTGTTTAATTCATGGATGCTGCTGTACAG GGAGGTGTTTTCTATCCCTAAAGCCATGCTGTTGGCTGTGAGGGTGTACTCTCCTATACCATGTGTGCTACATGTGATAAACAATGACACAGGAGAGGAGGTGCCTCAGATATTTCATAGAGTGGAGCCACATGTCTACACACCtaataag AATGGCTACACATTTCTTGCTGAGGGTCATAGAGGTGATGTAGCCCTGCCAGGTGGGCGCTGGCGGATGCGTCTGATTGGTTCTTGTGAGCCACTACCTCAGCCCATCCGAGAAATGGCGCTTAGCAACTTTGGCATAAAGGAATTAAAAGATTACTTTATACCTTATGATAAAAACATTGTTTGCAG GTCCTCAGTGAGGGTAAGTGCAGACGTGGTGTGTTCAGTTCAGTTCCAGACCTCCAATCCCAAGGTTAATTTCCAGTTGACCATACTGGACCACAACTGTCCTGTTGCCTCAAGCACTGGAAAAGGACACACACTCATTCCATTGTTCACATTCAGAGCTGACCCTG AGAACCAGAAAGAAGAGAATGTGGAGCAGCCAGGCAAAGACACACAGCCGTCCCCATGTACACACAAATACCTGCTGCAAGTGGAGGTGCTCAATGGGAGCTGGGTTGTGTCAGAGGCAGACGCCACATTCTTCCAGACACTACGAGATGCTGAGAAGAAAAAGATCATAG TAGGGGGCAGTAAGCAGGAGGAAGTGGTCACACCCAACATTACTGAAAAATCAAGCAGAGAGAAGCAGAGATGTGCCACACCTAAAATTAGTAAGACCAAAGACAAGGACAAAGCAGCATCCAAATCTGGACAGACAACAGaa gcCCTAGATGTGAATAAGCCGCACTGGATCCTGCGTGTGGTGTGTGAACAAGCTGatagtgaatgtgtgagtgtgagccgAGATACAGAGAGACAAGAAAAGATCAGAGCAGAGAAACTGGCCTGGGAGAATGCTGAGCCTGGCAGAGCTGCAAAG gcccTGCAGTCTCGTCTGCAGTTTATAAATAAACACTCGCGTGGGCTGACTCGAGATGGACCAGCAGATGGAGCAGAGACCAGAGAGACTG TAGAGTCTTCTGAGCTTCCTGTCAGCCCCTCAGACAATGAACTTCACAACAGCTTGCACATAACTTTGGACTACACACCATTCATCag GCACTATCGTACTCATGTCCACTTGAAGGACGACTGGATTGAGGAAGAGCAGcgtctggagaatttggagcgAATCCAGGCATTCCGTCTGCAACGTGATGCAGTTTTGGAGCACCGAAGACAAGAACAGCTCTCGCGCAAAGACCTGATCAGACGGCAGCTAGAGCAATATGATAACATGCAG GTTTCTTTATCTGAGCAGAGACAGAAAATCCTTCAAGTTCGTGAGCTGTTCAGGGCGCGGCTCATTGAAGAAGTTGCAGCCACTGAGGCCATCCAGCAGGTAGAACTGGACAGGACCGTCCCTCAGACTCTGCCAATCACACATAAGAGTGGAAACAAGAAGAAGTGA